CGGCGGCATACTTTGAATTCCAGAAGGGTGTGAAGATACTTTATGAAGCAAATAGTGATACATCATGCCTTGTTGAAATGGATGAGGAGCCACCTCATGAGCTTAATCCTGAAGCCTTGGAAATAGCACTGATGATAGCGTTAATGATGAATGCTAAACCAGTTAATGAAGTTTACGTTATGCGCAAAATAGTTATAGATGGCTCAAATACAACTGGTTTTCAGAGGACATGCGTAGTTGCCTTAAATGGTTCAATAATTGTTGATGGAAAAATTGTGCCAATACAACATATAAGCCTTGAAGAGGATGCTGCAAGAAAGATGGGTGAAGAAGGTTCCATAATACGCTACAGGATTGACAGATTGGGTATACCATTAGTTGAAGTTACAACGGGACCTGTAATAAATACGCCGGAAGAGGCTGAAAAAGTTGCTCTTGCCATAGGTAGAATATTGAGGTCTACGAGAAGGGTTAAGCGTGGAATTGGAACGATTAGGCAGGACTTAAATATATCCATTAAAGATGGAGCCTTAATTGAAATAAAGGGTGTGCAAGAGCTGGAGCTCGTATCCAAAGTTATTGAATATGAGGTTCAAAGACAATTGAACCTTCTGAAAATCCGTGATGAATTAAAGAGGCGTGGACTCAAAGATGAAGAATTGAAGGAAGAATTTGTTGATGTCACATCAATATTTAGGGAAACTAAATGTCACGTGCTTCAGAGGGCTATAAGCCAAGGAAAACCAGTATTAGCTGTCAAGTTGCCTAAATTCGCTGGTTTACTAGGCTTCGAAATTATACCAGGTTTAAGATTCGGGAGCGAGCTTTCTGATAGAGCAAAATTTTGGGGTAGGGTTGGAGGCGTAATTCACAGCGATGAATTCCAGTTTTATAGTATATCACGTGAGGAAATAGTTAAGTTAAAAAGCACAATGAATGCGACCGATGAAGATGCAATTGTTTTAGTTGCGGATAAAATTGAGAATGCAACTGATGCCTTAAAAGCTGTCGTTGAAAGAGCACGTGAAGCACTTAAAGGTGTTCCTGAGGAGACCCGTGCAGCAAACCCTGATGGAACAACAAGATATATGAGACCTAGGCCTGGAGCCGCTAGGATGTATCCTGAAACAGACGTCCCTCCAATAAAAATTACCGAGGAATATTTAAGGAGACTTAAGGAGAATTTGCCAGAGCAGCCTGAGGAGAGGATTAAGAATTTAATGAAAAAATATGGCATAAATGAGAAGCTTGCTAAGCAGCTTCTGGATTCTGAATATGATGAACTTTTTGAGACTATTGTTAAAGAGACGGGCGTCATCCCAACGGTTGTTGCTGCAACGCTCACAGAAACATTTAAGGCTTTAAAACGTGAAGGTGTGAATATCGATGCTTTAACTGATGGGCAAATAATTGATACTTTTAGGCTTGTGGGATCCGAGAAAACATCCAAAGAGGCTATACCTGAAATCATAAAGTGGTTAGCGAGGCATGAGGGTGCTGAGCCTATAGATGCTGTGAAGGAGCTCGGTTTAATGATGATCTCGGAGGAGGATCTTAAGATAATAGTAAATGAATATGCAAACAAGAATAGAGACTTAATCATAGAGAGAGGATTAGGTGCGCTTGGCGCTTTAATGGGCATAATTATGAAGGATCTTAGGGGGAGAGTTAAACCAGAAGTCGTAAATAGGATGCTAAAGGAAAAAATAATTGAGATCTCCAGAAAAGGCTAAAAACAATGATCTTTTCTTAAAAATATCGAGTTAAAAAATAGCAGATTCTTATCACAAATGTTATAAGGTTGAGATGGTAGAGAAAAATGGGATGACTCTTGGGGAAGATTCAAGCTGAGATAAGAACATCTTTCGGCAAAATAATTGTTGAGGGTGCAACAGCTAGCGACCTCCTCGAAACATTAAGATCTTTACCTAAGGATTTTATTAATGAATTAGAAAACGTTATTTCTGAGGCTACCACATTCAGTAAGAATAAAGAATTTAATGATTTGGTAAAGTTTACAGAAAACGGCCCAATTTTAATTCTAAAGGACCCCGGAATTATTACACATTACGAGGCAGTCGGCTTAATTCTGTATTTTTCTGAGAATAGAAGTAATAGGCCATCCCAAATAAGATATCTTCTTGAGTACTCCGGGATAAAAACTCATGTTTCCTCAAGGCTAAATGAAATGGCTAAACGCGGACTAGTCTTTAAATTAACAGTTGATGAGGCAAAGTGGACTTTGAGCCCAAGAGGTGAACGTTGGATTGAAGAAGAAGTATTACCGAAGTTAAAGAGGCTTCTGTGATTATTACTCCTTCTCTTTAGCATACTCATCATAGGCTTTGAGCATAGCTTTAATATATTCCTTCAGCATATCAGGTGTTATTTCCGAGCTTATTGTTAGGTTTACTGAAATATTTGCTCTAGGTTCAAGAGGTATTCCGGAGGGGAAAACCTGTTTTTCTTTAATCTTTTCAGCAGGCTTAACCGCCCTAACTTCACCTGGTATAGCAACTTTCTTAGTTAACTTAGCGGGCTTTGTAGGCGTATATAACCAATCTATTTGAAAGGCATATGCTATTAAATCTAGGAAGGCACTTAATCCAACTTTGTCAGCTCTAAGATCTCCAACCACTCTTGGTAGTTCAACTAAAATGGAATCCCTATCCATGCTACTACTTCTTATGCGCTCAACAAACTTTGTTAAGACCTCATCCTTAGACAGAATGTCTCTCAGTAACTGTTTAGTTAAGCTACTTTCAGGGTCTATTCGATACGCATATGCAAATTCCGCAGCCTCACGTGTCAATCTATATTTTCCCTGTTCCTTCTCGCTTTCTTCTATAAAACCCCAGCTTTTAAGAAAGCCATTATTACGACTAATATTATGCAATGTGACAGTAGATCTTTCCGCTACATCGCTAACACCCACATACTCTTTATCTGCGCCAGCATTCAAGTATGCGACAAGAATGTCACATATTTTAGAGAAGCTTAAGCGCCTAGGAAGAATTTTAGATGTACACAAAATGGATCCCTCAACCACATAAACCTATATGTTTGGGCATAATATTATATTTTTGTTTTCCAATATCTTATTCATTTTCATTGGCGAAAAATCTTTAAATCAAAAGTTCCCATATATCTTGAAAACATAAGGATTTGTGGATAACAATGTGTAACGGGGAAGCAAACTTAGAGTTAATTGTTAAATATAAGGATATTGAGGCAAAATTCACCGGGAGCCCTGAGGATGTTATAAGAGCTTTCTTTGGTTTCATGAGTAAAGTTCTTCCAGCATATGATTTCGCTTCCAACCTAATTCTTACAGTAGACTTGGAAGATCTCTTAAAGAGGATTAAAGGGTTAATAGCGTTTACACCGGAGGGACCTGTGATAACAATCCCCCGTGAAAGACTTGGTGGAGATAGGAATGTAATAATATTGAATCTTATTAAGGCGTATGTTGGGTATAAAACTGGACGTTTAGAAAAAGATTCGCTTTCGATGTCTGAGATAATGGCTTTAACTGGCGGCAAAAGTGGAACCATTGCCGCTCGTTTAAGCGAGCTAACGGATATTGGTTTAGTTGAGAGAGTTGGACGTGGGGAGTATAGAATTACAACACTAGGTGTTAAGTTCTTTTTAGAGGAGGTTCTTCCGAAAATTAAGTTAGAGGGCGGATCTGGATTTGAGTGAAAAAGGAAAAGGAGTTGTTAAAGTTCATTTAGAATTTAACGATATTAAAGCTGATTTTGAGGGGGATTCTGACCAGGTTTTTGAGTCTGTACTACGATTCCTATCACAAATAAATCCAAATATCGAGGTTCTCCGGAGGATAATTTATACGCCAGACATTGTAAAACTGATGAATTCTATCGCCGGATTAGTGGAGATAACACCAGGTGGACCAACAATAACACCAAGCGCCAATCTACCTACTAAAAGCTCTATATGCCTAGTTCTTTTAGGCGCATACATTGGCAATAAGATTGGAAAGATGCAGAAGGATACTTTATCCGTAAATGAGATATCAATGTTAATAGGGAAGGCCAGAAAAACCGTGAGCAATGAGATTCCAAATCTTGTTGAAAGCGGATTAGTTGAGAAGGTATCTGAGGGAGAATATCGAATAACACAGCTGGGAATAAGGAGAACCGAAGAACTAGTTAAATCGATAAAGCAGGGCAGCACATTACCTACCAAGTAGATCGGTTATGGAAAAATCCAATTTTTACGTTAGTGATATATACATCTTTTTAATTTCTCGTAATTGCTTATCTTCTGTTTTAGGGAGCCGTGAGGAGGTCTTGAGGGGTAAGCCTTTAGCCGCTGTAGTTTCAGCTGGATTATCAAAGTTTGGTAAAAGAGATGGCTTTTCAGGTAGAGAGATGTTTATTGAAGCCGCTAAAGAGGCATTTGAAAGATGCCCTAACATTGATCCGAAAAGGGATATTAAGGCGCTCATAGTTGGCAATATGAGTGAATCCTTTGAGCATCAATGCCACTCGGCTCCAATAATGTCAGACTGGGCTGGCTTATTGCCTATACCATCAGTTAGAGTTGAGGTTGCATGCGCATCTTCAGGAGCCGCTATTAGGTATGGATTAATTTCAATACTCTCAGGCATGTACGATGTTGTTATGGTCGGCGGCTTCGAAAAGATGACTCATAGAACAACGCTTGATGCAACTGAATACTTAGCTATGGCATCTGACTTCCCATTTGAGCAATGGAATGGAGCAACATTTCCGGGATTATTTGCGCTTATGGCAACAGCACATATGAATGACTATGGGACAAGTGAGGAGCAAATGGCTCTTGTTGCAGTTAAAAATCATCATAATGGCACGTTAAATCCAAAAGCCCATATACAGAAAGAGGTTACTGTTGAGCAGGTTTTAAGCTCAAGAGTGATAGCTAAACCATTAAAGCTTTTTGACTGCTCCCTAATCTCTGATGGAGCTAGCTGTGCGATTTTAACTAGACCGGATATGGCGAGAAAATATACTGATACACCCGTTTATATAATAGGTTCAGGACATGGGACGGATGCGATAGGACTTTATGAGAGAGAAAGCCTAACAAGTCTTAAAGCGACGAGGCTTGCCGCTAAAGAAGCTTACGAGATGGCTGGTTTAGAAGCCAAAGATATTGATATCGCTGAGGTCCATGATTGCTTCACAATAGCCGAGATAATTGCCTATGAAGATTTAGGTTTTTGTAAACCTGGAGAGGGTGGAAAATTTATTGAGGAAGGCATTCCAACACTGGATGGTGAACTACCAGTGAACACTAGTGGGGGTCTTAAAGCGAAAGGACACCCCGTTGGCGCAACGGGTACGGCGCAGTTATACGAAATCTTCCTGCAACTGACTGGTCAAGCTGGTGAAAGGCAGGCTGATGGATGCAATATTGGTTTGACACAGAATTTAGGTGGAAGTGGTGCAACATGCATAGTTCATATATATTGTAGGGGGTGACATCTTGAGCGGTGAAGAATACCCGCTTACAATTGAGCAATTCTACAAGTTTATAGGTGAAAAGAAACTTATGGGCGCAAAATGTAACAAGTGTGGAAATATTCTTGTTCCACCCAGACCAATATGTCCAAAATGCTTTTCAAACAATTTAAGCTGGATCCAGCTGGAGAATAGGGGTAAACTTTTAACGTATACTGTTATTCATGTTGCGCCAGGAATGTTTCAGCAAATGGTTCCTTACGCCATGGGAATAATTGAGCTAAAGAATGGTGTCCGATTACCAGGAATAATCCAAGGAGTAAAGCATGAAGATCTAAAGATAGGTATGGAACTAGAAGTAGACTTTGACACAAAAATTCCCTCAACGTGGCCTCAATGGCCAAGATACTTCTTTAGGCCATCATCATAAATTAATTTACTAAGATTCGTTTTTCGCAGTATTTCATTTGGTGCATTCTCTATGAGCGAGGACGAATTCAGTAAATATGTGAATGACCCTCTCTGGCCAATTCTAGTAGAGACTGTCCATGCAATAGTTATGTATAGACATCATAAGGCTTATGTCAGAGAAAAAGTGTTGCGTGAGCAACCAAATATATCGCCTAGAAAACTTGCTGCGGATATGGGCATACCACTTGGCGAAGCAATAGTCATTTTATATGAGATTAGGAGCGAGTTGGGGGAGAAGGCAAAATTCAGCGTCTCTCAGCCTTCAACAACATAACGGTAATAGACGTGTTCCCCAGCTGTTGGGCTGCGTCTCGTTATCTTAATTATATCTCCAGGTTTAGCTCCAATAACTCGTACAATTGGGTCAGATGTCTTTATGCGGGGTAGTTTATATGGTTCAACACGATATTTCTCCAGAACCTCTTTTCTCTCCTCAGGAGAGAGAATTTCATGCTTTGGAACAAGATAGTGCCTAAATATATTGAATGAAGGGAAGTCTTGTGGTATCAGCTCAATATTCTTCCTCCGAGCTAAGGATTTGGCTGACTGAGTATATTTTCCGCTCACAATTATGCCGTTCTCAACATTCTTAGAACTCATATATTTTGCCATTTGATTAATATATTTCACGCCTATAGCTTCATCTGTTGAAATAACCCAAATAAGAATCTTCTTACCTTCAGAATCCTCAACAGTGATTAAGGCGCCCTCTTTGGCATTCTCCCTTTCTAGTAACTTATAATTTCTAAGTTCAATTAGCACCTGCGTTTTCCTTTCAAGTATAGGGTCAAGAGCCAAAAACCTGAAGCACCCCTTAACCTCAAATATTGTTTGTTATAATCCAGAATAACTCAACTTTTAAACTTTACGTTATTATTTAGGGTTACTTGAAGAACTACCTCTCTCAGAAAATTAACCATAGCCGCTATGACACCAATAGTCTGTGAAACTATACTAAAAATCCTGCTACAACATCTTCTACATTTGACTCACATAAGAGTTTCTAAGGTTTGAATCTGCTGCTTCGGCTGGAACTATGCCTATTGATCTGCCAACATTTCGCTAACCTGAAAAGGAAAGAGCTTAAATGTTAATTTCGAATTTTCTATGGATTAATGCTGAGATAAATAGGATTTGAGTTCATTTAGGGGATTAGGTGGAATTGAAGTTTAAGGTTGTTGCTATTGGCGGAACATTCGATGAGTTACATAAGGGACACAAAACCCTGCTGAAGACCGCATTTGCGTATGGTGAGAATGTTTGGATAGGCTTGTGCACGGATGAGTTTGCAAAAAAACTCCGTAAAAATCATGAGATCGCTCCCTATGAAGAGAGGGTTAACGAGTTAAAGCGTTTTCTCAATGATTTGGGTGCATCTAATAGGGCTAAAATAATCCCGCTCTCGGACTCTTATGGTCCAGCAGCAATAAGCACTGAGATAGATGCTATAGTGGTTAGTAAGGAGACTGAGCCTAGGGCTAGAGAAATAAATGTTTTAAGAGTGAGGAATGGGCTTAAACCTCTTGAAATAATTGTTATAGATATGGTTCCAGCCGAAGATCAGATTCCAATATCAACCACGAGGATTAGGCGTGGTGAAATAGATAGGGAAGGAAAAATAATAAAGAGGGAAAAATAGATTTAATGCGGAAAGTTTAAGTTCAAAATTAGTTATTTATTTTGTGGGGTAATATAATATTCTGATTCGCGTGTGTAGTGATTTAGTTGAGAAGAACTGGTCTAGCCGAGCTACCGCTTCATGATGGTAAAGCTCCTCAGTGGCTAGTTGAGCGCATGATAAAGTTAGCTAGAGAGATAGTCGCAATAATTATTGACGAGTATGGGCATGAAATTTTCCTACAGAGGATTTCAGACCCCTATTGGTTTCAGGCTTTTGGTTGTGTTCTAGGCTATGACTGGCATTCATCTGGTGTTACAACCGTTGTTACTGGAGTACTCAAGACAGCCTTAAAAAGCGAGGATCTAGGCGTAGCAGTCTGTGGGGGTAAGGGTAAAGCCTCTAAGGAGACGCTCTCTGAGATAATTAAGGTTGGAGAAACATTTAATCTATCAACTAACAAAATAGAGAGTCTCCGATATGCCAGTAGAATGAGTGCAAAGGTTGATAATACAGCGATACAAGCTGGCTACCCACTCTACCACCACGCATTCTTTGTCACCGAACATGGAAAGTGGGCTGTAATACAGCAGGGCATGAATATAAATGATAGGACAGCGCGGAGATACCATTGGCTCTCAGACCACGTGGAAAGCTTCGTTGTTGAGCCACATAAGGCCATAGTTGGGGACGTAAGGCGACCAATAGCCCTAGACATGACAGCTAAGGAGAGCGAGGAATGCCGGAAAACATCCGTTGATATAGCCAAGGAGAGAACGGAGAAAGTTGCCAGAA
Above is a window of Candidatus Bathyarchaeia archaeon DNA encoding:
- the gatE gene encoding Glu-tRNA(Gln) amidotransferase subunit GatE; this translates as MLGLNYYELGLKVGLECHQQLATREKLFCKCRPELFKGEPEILFLRRLRPTQSELGQIDPAAYFEFQKGVKILYEANSDTSCLVEMDEEPPHELNPEALEIALMIALMMNAKPVNEVYVMRKIVIDGSNTTGFQRTCVVALNGSIIVDGKIVPIQHISLEEDAARKMGEEGSIIRYRIDRLGIPLVEVTTGPVINTPEEAEKVALAIGRILRSTRRVKRGIGTIRQDLNISIKDGALIEIKGVQELELVSKVIEYEVQRQLNLLKIRDELKRRGLKDEELKEEFVDVTSIFRETKCHVLQRAISQGKPVLAVKLPKFAGLLGFEIIPGLRFGSELSDRAKFWGRVGGVIHSDEFQFYSISREEIVKLKSTMNATDEDAIVLVADKIENATDALKAVVERAREALKGVPEETRAANPDGTTRYMRPRPGAARMYPETDVPPIKITEEYLRRLKENLPEQPEERIKNLMKKYGINEKLAKQLLDSEYDELFETIVKETGVIPTVVAATLTETFKALKREGVNIDALTDGQIIDTFRLVGSEKTSKEAIPEIIKWLARHEGAEPIDAVKELGLMMISEEDLKIIVNEYANKNRDLIIERGLGALGALMGIIMKDLRGRVKPEVVNRMLKEKIIEISRKG
- a CDS encoding thiolase domain-containing protein codes for the protein MRGKPLAAVVSAGLSKFGKRDGFSGREMFIEAAKEAFERCPNIDPKRDIKALIVGNMSESFEHQCHSAPIMSDWAGLLPIPSVRVEVACASSGAAIRYGLISILSGMYDVVMVGGFEKMTHRTTLDATEYLAMASDFPFEQWNGATFPGLFALMATAHMNDYGTSEEQMALVAVKNHHNGTLNPKAHIQKEVTVEQVLSSRVIAKPLKLFDCSLISDGASCAILTRPDMARKYTDTPVYIIGSGHGTDAIGLYERESLTSLKATRLAAKEAYEMAGLEAKDIDIAEVHDCFTIAEIIAYEDLGFCKPGEGGKFIEEGIPTLDGELPVNTSGGLKAKGHPVGATGTAQLYEIFLQLTGQAGERQADGCNIGLTQNLGGSGATCIVHIYCRG
- a CDS encoding Zn-ribbon domain-containing OB-fold protein → MSGEEYPLTIEQFYKFIGEKKLMGAKCNKCGNILVPPRPICPKCFSNNLSWIQLENRGKLLTYTVIHVAPGMFQQMVPYAMGIIELKNGVRLPGIIQGVKHEDLKIGMELEVDFDTKIPSTWPQWPRYFFRPSS
- a CDS encoding DNA-directed RNA polymerase subunit H is translated as MPQDFPSFNIFRHYLVPKHEILSPEERKEVLEKYRVEPYKLPRIKTSDPIVRVIGAKPGDIIKITRRSPTAGEHVYYRYVVEG
- a CDS encoding phosphopantetheine adenylyltransferase, whose translation is MELKFKVVAIGGTFDELHKGHKTLLKTAFAYGENVWIGLCTDEFAKKLRKNHEIAPYEERVNELKRFLNDLGASNRAKIIPLSDSYGPAAISTEIDAIVVSKETEPRAREINVLRVRNGLKPLEIIVIDMVPAEDQIPISTTRIRRGEIDREGKIIKREK
- a CDS encoding DUF763 domain-containing protein, encoding MRRTGLAELPLHDGKAPQWLVERMIKLAREIVAIIIDEYGHEIFLQRISDPYWFQAFGCVLGYDWHSSGVTTVVTGVLKTALKSEDLGVAVCGGKGKASKETLSEIIKVGETFNLSTNKIESLRYASRMSAKVDNTAIQAGYPLYHHAFFVTEHGKWAVIQQGMNINDRTARRYHWLSDHVESFVVEPHKAIVGDVRRPIALDMTAKESEECRKTSVDIAKERTEKVARMFEMIRSACQRSLQEWIPEIPAKEWKEYVAEFLKMPFTINWKALKRAYEIQPRNYEELLGIKGIGPSTVRGLALVAEIIYGNKPSWRDPVKYSFAYGGKDGVPYPVDRKAMDESISILREAVEKARLGDRERLNILQKLRKFVPPDVKT